Proteins encoded in a region of the Methylosinus trichosporium OB3b genome:
- the eno gene encoding phosphopyruvate hydratase: MTEIIDIHAREILDSRGNPTVEVEVTLEDGSSGRAAVPSGASTGAHEAVEKRDGDKKRFLGKGVLGAVQSVNDEIASELMGMEAEEQATIDEALIELDDTPNKSRLGANAILGVSLAVAKAAAEAASLPLYRYIGGVQARVLPVPMMNIINGGVHADNPIDFQEFMILPVGAPTLREAVRWGAEVFHTLKAALKKAGLSTSVGDEGGFAPNLPSAEAALDIIVEAIAAAGFVPGEDIYLGADCAATEFFKDGKYVYEGEKLSRSIEEQVAYLAKLADSYPIVTIEDGMAEDDWEGWRLLTDTLGDKIQLVGDDIFVTNVDRLSRGIDEDVANSLLVKVNQIGTLTETLAAVEMAHRAAYTTVISHRSGETEDSTIADISVATNSGQIKTGSLARSDRVAKYNQLIRIEEELGPAAIYAGRNALKGLA; the protein is encoded by the coding sequence ATGACCGAAATCATCGATATTCACGCCCGTGAAATTCTCGATTCGCGCGGCAATCCCACGGTCGAGGTCGAAGTCACGCTGGAGGACGGCTCCTCGGGCCGCGCCGCCGTTCCCTCCGGCGCCTCGACCGGCGCGCATGAAGCGGTGGAGAAGCGCGACGGCGACAAGAAGCGCTTTCTCGGCAAGGGCGTGCTCGGCGCCGTGCAGAGCGTCAACGACGAGATCGCCTCCGAGCTGATGGGCATGGAGGCCGAGGAGCAGGCGACGATCGACGAGGCGCTGATCGAGCTCGACGACACGCCGAACAAATCGCGGCTCGGCGCCAACGCCATTCTCGGCGTCTCGCTCGCCGTCGCCAAGGCCGCCGCCGAGGCCGCCTCGCTGCCGCTCTACCGCTATATCGGCGGCGTGCAGGCGCGCGTGCTGCCGGTGCCGATGATGAACATCATCAATGGCGGCGTCCACGCCGACAATCCGATCGATTTCCAGGAGTTCATGATCCTGCCGGTGGGCGCGCCGACGTTGCGCGAGGCGGTGCGCTGGGGCGCGGAAGTGTTCCACACGCTGAAAGCCGCGCTGAAGAAAGCGGGCCTCTCGACATCGGTCGGCGACGAGGGCGGCTTCGCCCCCAACCTCCCCTCCGCCGAGGCGGCCCTCGACATCATCGTCGAGGCGATCGCAGCCGCGGGCTTCGTGCCGGGCGAGGACATCTATCTCGGCGCCGATTGCGCCGCGACAGAGTTCTTCAAGGACGGCAAATATGTCTATGAGGGCGAGAAGCTGTCGCGCTCGATCGAGGAGCAGGTCGCCTATCTCGCCAAGCTCGCCGACTCCTATCCGATCGTCACGATCGAGGACGGCATGGCCGAGGATGATTGGGAGGGCTGGCGCCTGCTGACCGACACGCTCGGCGACAAGATCCAGCTCGTTGGCGACGACATCTTCGTCACCAATGTCGATCGGCTGTCGCGCGGCATCGACGAGGATGTCGCCAATTCGCTGCTGGTGAAGGTCAATCAGATCGGCACGCTGACCGAGACGCTCGCCGCCGTCGAGATGGCGCATCGCGCCGCCTATACGACGGTGATCTCGCATCGCTCCGGCGAGACCGAGGATTCGACGATCGCCGATATTTCGGTCGCCACCAACAGCGGCCAGATCAAGACCGGCTCGCTCGCCCGCTCGGACCGGGTCGCCAAATACAATCAGCTCATCCGCATCGAGGAGGAGCTCGGACCGGCGGCGATCTACGCCGGCCGCAATGCGTTGAAGGGGCTGGCTTAG
- the argB gene encoding acetylglutamate kinase — protein sequence MTEDSADSALQQARILMQALPHMLRYDEAIVVVKYGGHAMGDDRVARDFSRDMVLLEQSGVNPVVVHGGGPQIGAMLGKLGIKSEFADGLRITDKATMEIVEMVLAGYINKQIVGFINSEGGRAIGLCGKDGRMVTAEKLARPAHDNGRAVDLGFVGEVAKVDTIVLEQVLGRELIPVLAPVAQGEDGETYNINADTFAGAIAGALGAKRLLFLTDVPGVLDKNKQLIKELKVSDIPGLVADGTITGGMIPKVETCMYAIERGVEGVVILDGKLPHAVLIELLTDHGAGTLITR from the coding sequence ATGACCGAAGACTCGGCCGACAGCGCGCTCCAGCAGGCCCGTATCCTGATGCAGGCGCTGCCGCATATGCTGCGCTATGACGAGGCCATCGTCGTCGTGAAATATGGCGGCCACGCCATGGGCGACGACAGGGTCGCGCGCGACTTCTCCCGCGATATGGTGCTGCTCGAGCAATCGGGCGTCAATCCGGTCGTGGTGCATGGCGGCGGGCCGCAGATCGGCGCCATGCTGGGCAAGCTCGGCATCAAATCCGAATTCGCCGACGGATTGCGCATCACCGACAAGGCGACGATGGAAATCGTCGAGATGGTGCTCGCCGGCTATATCAACAAGCAGATCGTCGGCTTCATCAATTCGGAGGGCGGCCGCGCCATCGGCCTGTGCGGCAAGGACGGCCGCATGGTCACGGCCGAGAAGCTGGCGCGCCCGGCGCATGACAATGGCCGCGCGGTCGATCTCGGCTTCGTCGGCGAGGTGGCCAAGGTCGACACCATTGTGCTCGAGCAGGTGCTCGGCCGCGAGCTGATCCCGGTGCTGGCGCCGGTGGCGCAGGGCGAGGACGGCGAGACCTACAACATCAACGCCGACACTTTCGCCGGCGCCATCGCCGGCGCGCTCGGCGCCAAGCGCCTCTTGTTCCTCACCGACGTGCCCGGCGTGCTCGACAAGAACAAGCAGCTCATCAAGGAGCTGAAGGTTTCCGACATTCCCGGCCTCGTCGCCGACGGCACCATCACCGGCGGCATGATCCCCAAGGTCGAGACCTGCATGTATGCGATCGAGCGCGGCGTCGAGGGCGTCGTGATCCTCGACGGCAAGCTGCCGCACGCCGTGCTGATAGAGCTTCTGACCGATCATGGCGCGGGCACGCTGATCACGAGGTGA
- a CDS encoding pyrimidine 5'-nucleotidase: MTHCVEPSEDADEGPPRGSGLLRSARNDEAGVIARSEATKQSIAVGRPLDCFASLAMTDADRFAHIDTWVFDLDNTLYPASCDLWPKIDQRITLYMIRMFGLDGVSCRALQKHYYHRYGTTLRGLMTEHGVDADAFLAFVHDVDRSSLPPAPLLASAIAALPGRKLILTNGSRHHALETARRLGLDHVFEDVFDIIAAKFVAKPHEEAYERFFDRHAVEPTRAVLFEDLARNLVVPHRRGMTTVLVTPEQGGEDCREPWEIAHGREPHVDFSTSDLTAFLEGLQSR, translated from the coding sequence TTGACCCATTGCGTGGAGCCGAGCGAGGACGCCGACGAGGGACCACCCCGCGGCTCCGGATTGCTTCGCTCCGCTCGCAATGACGAGGCGGGCGTCATTGCGAGGAGCGAAGCGACGAAGCAATCCATAGCCGTGGGGCGGCCTCTCGATTGCTTCGCTTCGCTCGCCATGACCGACGCCGACAGATTCGCTCATATCGATACTTGGGTGTTCGATCTCGACAACACCCTCTATCCCGCCTCCTGCGACCTGTGGCCGAAGATCGACCAGCGGATCACGCTCTATATGATCCGCATGTTCGGGCTCGACGGCGTTTCCTGCCGCGCCCTGCAGAAGCATTACTACCATCGCTATGGCACGACCTTGCGCGGGCTGATGACCGAGCATGGCGTCGACGCCGACGCCTTCCTCGCCTTCGTCCATGACGTCGACCGCTCCTCGCTGCCGCCCGCCCCGCTGCTGGCGAGCGCCATCGCCGCGCTGCCCGGCCGCAAGCTCATTCTCACCAATGGCTCGCGCCATCACGCGCTGGAGACGGCCCGGCGCCTCGGTCTCGACCATGTGTTCGAGGATGTGTTCGACATCATCGCCGCAAAATTCGTCGCCAAGCCGCATGAAGAAGCCTATGAGCGCTTCTTCGACCGCCATGCGGTGGAGCCGACGCGCGCGGTTCTGTTCGAGGATCTCGCGCGCAATCTCGTCGTCCCGCATCGGCGCGGCATGACCACGGTTCTGGTGACGCCCGAGCAAGGCGGCGAGGACTGCCGCGAGCCCTGGGAGATCGCCCATGGCCGTGAGCCCCATGTCGATTTTTCGACCAGCGATCTCACCGCATTTCTCGAAGGGCTCCAGTCCCGATAG